In one Nicotiana sylvestris chromosome 8, ASM39365v2, whole genome shotgun sequence genomic region, the following are encoded:
- the LOC138875629 gene encoding uncharacterized protein gives MPYIPKYNGTTDPNEHITPYTCVVKGNDLKDDEIESVLLKKFGETLSKGAMMWYHNLPPNSIDSFAILADSLVKAHPSDIKVATRKSNVFKIKQRENEMLRKFVSRFQMERIELPPVFDDWAVQAFTLGLNKRSSIVVK, from the coding sequence atgccctaTATCCCAAAGTATAATGGGACCACGGACCCCAATGAGCATATTACCCCTTATACATGTGTTGTAAAAGGGAATGACTTAAAGGATGACGAGATTGAATCTgtcttgctgaagaaatttggagaaacactgtcgaagggggccatgatgtggtatcacaacctaccccCGAACTCGATAGATTCGTTTGCCATCTTGGCAGATTCTCTTGTAAAGGCACATCCCAGTGAcatcaaggttgctacaaggaaaTCAAACGTCTTCAAGATTaaacaaagggagaacgagatgctgaggAAATTTGTATCTCGCTTCCAGATGGAGCGAATAGAATTACCACCGGTcttcgatgactgggcagtgcaggccttcactcttGGCTTGAACAAACGAAGCTCGATAGTTGTGAAGTAG